A stretch of the Leptospiraceae bacterium genome encodes the following:
- a CDS encoding FMN-binding glutamate synthase family protein — protein sequence MEIINWFLTYPFFSFGIGFCVFILLVFIRDISQTKHTIIHNFPVVGHLRYFLEMIGPELRQYWVANDKEERPFDRTERRWIYATAKGQNSNFGFGTTELLYEPGYPIIKHRAFPFPESKTYKVLGDPTSIPCLKVIGEFHKRKFPYRPYSIINISAMSFGSLSKNAITALNIGAREAGSFHNTGEGGISPYHLQGADVVWQIGTGYFGARTKEGRFDLQILKQKVEKYKSVRMIEIKLSQGAKPGKGGILPGIKVNAEIAQAREVEIGKDCISPSSHSEFSSVPELVDFIEMIAGETGLPVGIKSAIGEIEFWEELALLMKKTKRGPDFITVDGGEGGTGAAPLTYADHVSLPFKIGFQRVYTLFQKHRISDRIVWIGAGKLGFPDRAVVALAMGCDLINVAREAMLSIGCIQAEQCHTDHCPSGVATQNWWLQKGLNPTLKSKRTELYLKGFRKELLSLAHSCGYEHPSQFNGRDIEISLGMNKFTTLEDQLGYKRDDRKFTRMADYSNFPSRG from the coding sequence ATGGAAATAATTAATTGGTTTTTAACTTACCCATTTTTTTCTTTCGGGATTGGATTTTGTGTATTTATCCTTCTTGTCTTTATTCGTGATATATCGCAAACCAAGCACACGATTATACACAATTTTCCAGTCGTTGGTCATCTGCGTTATTTCTTAGAAATGATCGGACCTGAACTCAGACAATACTGGGTGGCTAACGACAAAGAAGAAAGACCCTTTGACAGAACTGAGCGTCGTTGGATCTATGCGACTGCAAAAGGACAAAACAGTAATTTTGGATTTGGAACAACAGAGCTTTTATACGAGCCGGGTTACCCGATTATTAAGCACCGCGCTTTTCCATTTCCCGAATCAAAGACCTACAAGGTTTTGGGAGATCCTACAAGCATCCCCTGCTTAAAAGTAATAGGCGAATTTCATAAAAGGAAGTTTCCCTATAGACCTTACTCTATCATCAACATTTCCGCTATGTCGTTTGGCTCACTCAGTAAAAATGCTATCACTGCACTAAACATTGGCGCTCGTGAAGCGGGCTCTTTTCACAACACCGGCGAAGGGGGAATATCCCCTTATCATTTACAGGGAGCAGATGTGGTCTGGCAGATTGGAACTGGATACTTTGGAGCTAGAACCAAAGAAGGTCGCTTTGATTTACAAATCTTAAAACAGAAAGTGGAAAAGTATAAATCCGTGCGGATGATCGAGATTAAACTCTCCCAGGGTGCTAAACCGGGGAAGGGTGGAATTCTTCCGGGGATAAAGGTAAATGCAGAGATTGCGCAGGCACGTGAAGTAGAAATTGGAAAGGATTGTATATCTCCGAGTTCACACTCTGAGTTTTCTTCTGTTCCTGAGTTGGTTGATTTTATTGAAATGATTGCCGGTGAAACAGGATTACCCGTTGGAATAAAATCAGCGATAGGCGAAATCGAATTCTGGGAAGAGCTTGCTTTGTTAATGAAAAAGACGAAACGAGGTCCAGATTTTATTACTGTTGATGGTGGCGAAGGGGGAACGGGAGCTGCACCCCTTACTTATGCGGATCATGTGTCTTTACCTTTTAAGATTGGATTTCAAAGAGTCTATACACTTTTTCAAAAACATAGAATTTCAGATCGCATTGTTTGGATTGGAGCGGGTAAGCTTGGTTTTCCGGACAGAGCTGTTGTCGCTCTCGCGATGGGTTGTGATTTGATAAATGTCGCCAGAGAGGCTATGCTTTCTATTGGTTGTATTCAAGCCGAGCAATGTCATACAGATCATTGTCCTTCTGGAGTCGCCACGCAGAACTGGTGGTTACAAAAAGGTTTAAATCCAACTTTGAAATCAAAGCGAACAGAGCTTTATTTAAAAGGTTTTCGAAAAGAACTTTTATCGTTAGCTCATTCCTGTGGCTATGAGCATCCATCACAATTCAACGGTCGTGATATAGAAATTTCTTTAGGCATGAATAAATTTACAACTTTAGAAGACCAGCTTGGTTATAAGCGAGATGATAGAAAGTTTACCCGCATGGCGGATTACAGCAATTTTCCGTCCCGCGGGTAA
- a CDS encoding NAD(P)-dependent alcohol dehydrogenase codes for MKAFELQNNFGLENLKLIERPEPKIQNSNDVLIKIKATSLNFRDYLVVTGKYNPKFKLPFVPLSDGAGEVLEVGTSVTDFKVGDRVILQFAPKWLDGDATYEQSRYTLGGPLDGTLMEKKIYPDYALVKIPSYMSYEEAATLPCAALTSWSSLVTYGRIFPGDTVVVLGTGGVSIFALQIAKFHGAKVIVTSGSDEKIEQAKSLGADFVINYKTELEWGKKVKEITGTGADHIIEVGGAGTLEQSIKAIRPFGQISLIGILAGGAKDLNLLPVLMNNIKLQGILVGSKAGLAAMCKAFEFHKTKPIIDKVFPFEESVQAIEYLKSGNHFGKIVISLS; via the coding sequence ATGAAAGCATTTGAACTCCAAAACAATTTCGGATTAGAAAATTTAAAATTAATAGAAAGACCTGAGCCAAAAATACAAAACTCTAACGATGTTTTAATTAAAATAAAAGCTACCTCTCTTAACTTTAGAGACTACCTGGTAGTAACCGGTAAATACAATCCTAAGTTTAAACTTCCTTTTGTGCCTTTGAGTGATGGAGCTGGCGAGGTGTTAGAAGTTGGAACTTCTGTCACTGATTTTAAAGTAGGCGATAGAGTTATATTACAATTTGCCCCCAAGTGGTTAGATGGTGATGCTACTTATGAACAATCTCGCTATACACTTGGCGGACCACTAGATGGAACTCTTATGGAGAAAAAGATTTATCCTGATTATGCGCTTGTGAAGATTCCAAGTTATATGAGTTATGAAGAAGCAGCGACACTCCCCTGTGCGGCTCTTACTTCTTGGTCTTCTCTTGTTACTTATGGTAGGATTTTCCCTGGAGACACGGTTGTAGTTCTTGGAACAGGTGGAGTTTCTATTTTTGCTTTGCAAATAGCTAAGTTTCACGGCGCCAAAGTGATAGTAACCTCTGGGAGTGATGAAAAAATAGAACAGGCGAAATCTCTCGGTGCAGATTTTGTAATTAATTATAAAACGGAATTGGAATGGGGAAAAAAGGTAAAAGAAATTACTGGCACAGGTGCAGATCATATTATCGAAGTCGGTGGGGCGGGAACTCTAGAACAATCCATTAAAGCCATTCGACCTTTTGGTCAAATTAGTCTCATTGGGATTTTAGCCGGTGGAGCTAAAGACTTAAACTTACTTCCGGTTCTTATGAATAATATTAAACTTCAGGGAATTCTCGTTGGTAGCAAAGCAGGATTAGCCGCAATGTGTAAAGCATTTGAATTTCACAAGACTAAACCTATTATTGATAAAGTTTTTCCGTTTGAAGAGTCTGTCCAGGCGATTGAGTATTTAAAATCAGGAAATCATTTTGGGAAAATCGTGATTAGCCTATCTTGA
- a CDS encoding Crp/Fnr family transcriptional regulator, with amino-acid sequence MENRTDCTTCSSKVHGTFKCIQRETMESVDREKINIHFKKKEIIFHENEKIRGFYCIKSGLARIYKTTNTGKEQTFQIASRGKWLGFRDVISGLEYNHTAVCLEDSELCYISEETTKRLIKSDGMFQIEVLKYLAEEWKGIENHVHSMGTKQVHSRLAELLILFHNASDKDAEVSINVTREVMASCIGTTKETIIRSLSDFKDRNWIKVEKNNIKIVNPKALYTLAEANEE; translated from the coding sequence TTGGAGAATAGGACTGACTGCACGACCTGTTCTAGTAAAGTTCACGGCACGTTTAAATGCATTCAGCGAGAGACAATGGAAAGTGTTGACCGTGAAAAGATCAATATTCATTTTAAGAAAAAAGAAATTATATTTCATGAAAATGAGAAAATAAGAGGCTTTTACTGCATTAAAAGTGGTCTTGCGCGAATCTATAAAACTACAAACACCGGCAAAGAGCAGACTTTTCAAATCGCCAGTCGTGGAAAATGGTTGGGGTTTCGCGATGTTATCTCCGGTTTGGAATACAACCATACTGCCGTTTGCCTCGAAGATTCAGAACTTTGCTATATTTCAGAGGAGACTACCAAGAGATTAATTAAATCAGATGGTATGTTTCAAATTGAAGTATTAAAATACCTAGCGGAAGAATGGAAGGGAATCGAAAACCATGTGCATTCTATGGGAACTAAGCAAGTTCATAGTAGACTCGCTGAATTATTGATTCTATTTCACAATGCGTCAGACAAAGACGCGGAAGTTAGTATCAACGTTACGCGCGAGGTAATGGCTAGTTGTATTGGAACTACCAAGGAAACAATCATTCGTTCTTTGTCTGATTTTAAGGATAGAAATTGGATTAAAGTAGAAAAAAATAATATCAAGATTGTAAATCCAAAGGCCTTGTATACGCTTGCAGAGGCAAACGAAGAGTAA
- a CDS encoding methyltransferase domain-containing protein, translating into MKFKSKNLQGKYSKLKLDASELLDELLSISNANYSKAEQILLSKKLEAIRNYLRSGVILYTHYTTGMIEPIVAFVKSCGFKFGTYTGEEPLEEREAAKQKFLSGKIDILIGSRPIGTGVDGLQAKCNRMIILSLPWTDSEYTQLKGRIYRQGSKFGEVEILIPQVYIQLEDKEWSWDRQRINLIRNKKTLADAAIDGVVPSKKIPSLDTLFKKSQEALREWKDRIGQGKVFIIQRKDLVFPLRPEIVEQLSRTLGDFSTLNRVWSTSNSKTTHTKLTENPEDWYYYHTLYRERRKEWSEIPYVEIGKMITRKEMIVADLGCGEDLLRKEIPHNKVLSFDHIAINKNVTACDISHLPLENESVDITVFSLSLMGANYKEYLQEAYRVLKAMGVLLIAEPISKWEAREEELSLLLSEIGFKTPTLNKTKQFIYVTCIKFKI; encoded by the coding sequence ATGAAATTCAAATCAAAGAACTTACAGGGAAAATACTCTAAACTTAAATTGGATGCAAGCGAACTACTCGACGAACTACTTTCTATATCCAATGCCAATTATTCTAAAGCAGAACAAATTTTACTTTCCAAGAAATTAGAGGCAATTCGCAATTATCTCCGTTCGGGAGTAATTTTATATACTCATTATACAACTGGAATGATAGAGCCGATTGTTGCGTTTGTGAAATCCTGCGGGTTTAAGTTTGGAACTTATACAGGCGAAGAGCCATTAGAAGAAAGAGAAGCGGCTAAGCAGAAATTCCTCTCTGGAAAAATAGACATTCTCATTGGTTCCCGTCCGATTGGAACAGGAGTCGATGGACTTCAGGCAAAATGCAATCGTATGATAATCCTTTCTCTTCCCTGGACTGATTCAGAATACACACAGTTAAAGGGAAGAATCTATCGACAGGGCTCCAAGTTCGGAGAAGTGGAAATTCTAATTCCACAAGTCTATATTCAGTTAGAGGACAAAGAATGGTCTTGGGATAGACAACGAATCAATTTAATTCGAAATAAAAAGACTCTTGCTGATGCAGCGATTGATGGAGTCGTTCCTTCTAAGAAAATTCCTTCCCTAGATACTTTATTTAAAAAATCCCAAGAAGCACTCCGAGAATGGAAAGATAGAATCGGACAAGGGAAAGTATTCATTATTCAGAGAAAGGATTTAGTATTTCCCCTTCGACCGGAAATTGTAGAACAACTTTCTAGAACGTTAGGTGATTTCTCTACACTCAATCGAGTCTGGAGCACTTCTAATTCTAAAACAACTCATACAAAGCTTACCGAAAATCCAGAAGATTGGTATTACTATCATACTCTCTATCGGGAACGTCGCAAAGAGTGGAGTGAAATTCCTTACGTAGAAATCGGTAAAATGATTACTCGCAAAGAAATGATTGTAGCCGATCTAGGTTGTGGCGAAGACTTACTTCGCAAAGAAATTCCGCATAATAAAGTTCTCTCCTTTGACCATATCGCCATTAACAAAAACGTTACCGCTTGCGACATCTCTCATTTGCCGCTAGAGAATGAGTCTGTAGATATAACTGTATTTTCCCTTTCCCTAATGGGTGCGAATTACAAAGAGTATCTACAAGAAGCCTATCGAGTCTTAAAAGCAATGGGTGTTCTACTCATCGCCGAGCCGATTAGTAAATGGGAAGCAAGGGAAGAAGAACTTTCTTTACTCCTTTCTGAGATTGGATTTAAAACACCTACACTTAATAAGACAAAGCAGTTTATTTATGTGACTTGTATTAAGTTTAAGATTTAA
- the ccrA gene encoding crotonyl-CoA carboxylase/reductase — MSEIPEIVPVGTLPPIGVVPKKMHAQVIRPERFGDPEKAFQLEQIDVPEIKPDEVLVAVMAAGVNYNNVWAALGYPVDVIGARNKKGEPEKFHIGGSDASGIVYKIGSEVTNVKVGDEVVIHCGIWEKNDPFIKAGGDPMFAPSQLIWGYETNWGSFAQFCKVQDHQCLPKPKHLSWEDSAAYMLVGATAYRMLHNWKPNDVKPGDPVLIWGGAGGLGSMAIQIVKAAGGRPIAVVSSDDKIDYCKKLGAEGVINRNNFKHWGAITSDINKPEVFAEWTKKARDFGKALWDIWGKGINPKIVFEHPGESTLPTSAFICETGGMIVICAGTSGFNATVDLRYLWMRQKRLQGSHFANDENSKGLNDLVIAGKVDPCLSRTFKFDETGSCHQLMKNNKHPHGNMSILVGAPSEGMGKK; from the coding sequence ATGAGTGAAATACCAGAAATCGTTCCCGTGGGAACGTTACCTCCTATAGGAGTAGTACCTAAAAAAATGCATGCTCAGGTCATTCGTCCAGAGCGTTTTGGTGATCCAGAAAAAGCTTTTCAATTAGAACAAATTGATGTTCCTGAAATTAAACCAGATGAAGTATTAGTTGCGGTAATGGCAGCAGGGGTTAATTACAATAATGTGTGGGCTGCTCTTGGTTATCCGGTAGATGTGATTGGAGCAAGAAATAAAAAAGGTGAGCCTGAAAAATTTCATATCGGTGGGTCTGACGCATCTGGTATTGTATATAAAATCGGCTCTGAAGTTACAAATGTAAAAGTAGGGGATGAAGTTGTTATCCACTGTGGGATTTGGGAAAAAAATGATCCATTTATCAAAGCAGGTGGTGATCCAATGTTTGCCCCTTCGCAATTAATCTGGGGTTACGAAACTAACTGGGGTTCATTCGCACAGTTTTGTAAAGTTCAAGATCACCAGTGTTTGCCTAAACCAAAACACTTAAGCTGGGAAGATTCTGCGGCATACATGCTAGTAGGCGCTACTGCTTATCGTATGCTACACAACTGGAAGCCAAACGATGTAAAACCAGGCGATCCAGTTCTTATCTGGGGTGGTGCTGGTGGACTAGGATCTATGGCAATTCAAATTGTAAAAGCGGCAGGCGGAAGACCAATCGCAGTTGTAAGCTCTGACGACAAGATTGACTATTGTAAAAAACTTGGCGCAGAAGGTGTGATTAATAGAAATAATTTCAAACACTGGGGAGCGATTACAAGCGACATCAACAAACCAGAAGTATTCGCTGAGTGGACAAAAAAAGCACGTGACTTCGGAAAAGCTCTCTGGGACATCTGGGGAAAAGGCATAAATCCAAAAATCGTATTCGAGCATCCGGGCGAATCAACATTACCCACATCGGCATTCATATGCGAAACCGGCGGTATGATTGTAATCTGTGCCGGCACATCGGGATTTAACGCTACTGTGGATTTACGTTATTTATGGATGAGACAAAAAAGACTACAAGGCTCTCATTTTGCAAATGACGAAAACAGCAAGGGATTAAACGACTTAGTAATTGCTGGTAAGGTAGATCCTTGTTTGTCTCGCACATTCAAATTCGACGAAACTGGCTCTTGCCACCAACTCATGAAGAACAACAAACATCCACATGGAAATATGTCGATTCTAGTTGGCGCTCCAAGTGAAGGGATGGGTAAGAAGTAA
- a CDS encoding PAS domain S-box protein has translation MNFQAFLDHSETAVTIAKDGYAIYVNKAFLQMYKFESSEEILNKSLMQIVAPSSLSLVTERIEKRKKGENLEFSTFEVNGIKQDGSPINVEVTTFPFSSEGVEYVGATIYDITERKKIQEALGTSEFEHRIIVENSPIGILFLDKNGAATRANKKFSEIIGTPVEKMIGFNTIERIPYEGVKQALIKGIIHGEPSVYEGEYTSITAKKKSFVRYHISPLNPGTNSEAILLAEDITDRKNAEDELLIAKSQAESANLAKSAFLANMSHEIRTPLNSILGFSQILDTIIPDKDKKVREYVNYIEQSGMHLLNIVNDILDLSKIEAGKLNIDKKPIGIFNLIVDVVTSVTVKDNRRVEIDVSDDIGTALVDPTRIRQVIYNLLSNAIKYTNQDKPIGIIGRGEGNKIILTVWDEGLGIPNDQLSKIFEPFERASNVSSREGGTGLGLTIIKRLVEMHNGKISVESTVGQGSRFIVELPCREVQVPTEPILHDKWEIPVDHSIDFAKLRLLIVEDNLSNRKVISTYLEGAGISFEIVETGEDALELVDKNSYDIILMDIGLPGISGTETMKRIRKKIRENLIILAVSAYNMAGDEDKFISEGFDGYVPKPISFRILTSVMKRLIKSNRESKTS, from the coding sequence ATGAATTTTCAGGCTTTTTTAGATCATTCCGAAACTGCTGTGACCATTGCAAAAGATGGCTATGCGATCTATGTAAATAAAGCATTTCTTCAAATGTATAAATTTGAAAGCTCTGAAGAAATTTTGAATAAATCTTTAATGCAAATTGTTGCTCCCTCTTCTTTATCACTAGTAACTGAGCGGATTGAAAAGCGTAAGAAAGGAGAAAATCTGGAATTTTCTACCTTTGAAGTAAACGGTATAAAACAAGATGGATCACCTATCAATGTGGAAGTCACGACTTTCCCCTTTTCCTCCGAAGGAGTAGAATACGTAGGAGCAACCATCTACGACATAACGGAAAGAAAAAAAATCCAAGAGGCACTCGGTACTAGTGAATTCGAACATAGAATTATTGTAGAAAACTCTCCGATTGGAATTTTATTTTTAGATAAAAATGGTGCTGCAACAAGGGCTAATAAAAAATTCTCCGAAATCATTGGAACTCCAGTTGAGAAAATGATCGGATTTAATACGATTGAACGAATTCCTTACGAAGGCGTCAAGCAGGCTCTCATAAAAGGAATTATTCACGGTGAGCCTAGCGTCTACGAGGGAGAATATACTTCCATAACCGCAAAGAAAAAATCTTTCGTTCGCTATCATATTTCTCCCTTAAATCCAGGAACAAATTCCGAAGCCATTCTTTTGGCAGAAGACATTACAGATAGGAAAAATGCAGAAGATGAGTTACTTATAGCAAAGAGTCAAGCAGAGTCCGCAAACCTTGCCAAGAGCGCCTTTCTTGCCAATATGAGCCATGAAATACGCACACCTCTTAATAGTATTCTTGGTTTTTCTCAAATTCTTGATACCATTATTCCAGACAAAGACAAAAAGGTGAGAGAGTATGTAAATTATATTGAACAGTCGGGTATGCACCTTTTGAATATCGTAAATGATATTCTAGATCTCTCCAAGATTGAGGCCGGCAAGCTGAATATTGATAAAAAACCGATAGGAATATTTAATCTAATAGTAGATGTGGTAACATCTGTTACAGTAAAAGATAATCGTAGGGTTGAAATTGACGTTTCAGATGATATTGGCACTGCTTTAGTAGATCCTACAAGGATTCGGCAAGTCATTTATAATCTTCTCTCCAACGCAATAAAATATACAAACCAAGACAAACCTATCGGAATTATTGGGCGAGGTGAAGGAAATAAAATCATTCTGACTGTATGGGATGAAGGACTTGGAATTCCGAATGACCAGCTATCGAAAATATTTGAGCCTTTTGAGCGTGCATCCAATGTAAGCTCTCGTGAAGGTGGAACTGGACTCGGTCTAACAATCATTAAGCGCTTGGTTGAAATGCACAATGGAAAGATTTCTGTTGAGAGCACCGTTGGACAGGGAAGCAGGTTTATTGTAGAATTACCCTGCCGAGAAGTACAAGTTCCTACTGAACCCATCCTCCATGATAAATGGGAGATTCCAGTTGATCATTCTATTGATTTTGCCAAGTTGAGACTACTCATCGTGGAAGATAATCTGAGTAATAGAAAAGTTATTTCTACTTATCTAGAAGGTGCTGGAATCTCTTTTGAAATAGTAGAGACCGGCGAAGATGCTCTTGAGCTAGTCGATAAAAATTCTTACGATATTATTCTTATGGATATTGGTCTTCCTGGAATCAGTGGAACCGAAACTATGAAACGGATTCGCAAAAAAATTCGGGAAAATCTTATTATCCTAGCTGTCTCCGCCTACAATATGGCAGGCGATGAAGATAAATTTATTTCAGAAGGATTTGATGGCTATGTTCCAAAACCGATTAGTTTTCGAATTCTTACTTCGGTGATGAAGAGATTAATAAAAAGTAACCGCGAATCCAAGACATCGTAG
- a CDS encoding DUF1564 family protein gives MNLFLPSIGMIVFRKNIEFSRDKIDEEEGTVSTLLIPKHLIKDFVLKKKKHKGNVSFYLRSLLRRFRSITHTGILPEPRKIKTEYQEMKLKLRKVNFRPRNFPPIAWSLSNAFAWVELGELALAFGKSRCWVFVHLLKLDILGLWKVLVETRMNKVVPTSPRLELKIFWKLRRVLKHFARGYNVRI, from the coding sequence ATGAATCTTTTCTTACCTAGTATAGGTATGATTGTATTTCGAAAAAATATTGAATTTAGCCGCGATAAAATTGATGAGGAAGAGGGGACGGTATCAACTCTCCTTATTCCAAAGCATTTGATCAAAGATTTTGTTTTGAAAAAGAAAAAGCATAAAGGAAATGTTTCTTTTTATCTTCGAAGTCTACTTCGTAGGTTTCGATCGATTACCCACACTGGAATTTTACCCGAGCCGAGAAAAATAAAAACTGAATACCAGGAAATGAAACTGAAATTGCGGAAAGTGAATTTTCGTCCTAGAAATTTTCCACCCATCGCTTGGTCGCTCTCCAACGCCTTCGCATGGGTTGAACTTGGGGAGCTTGCCTTAGCTTTTGGTAAATCTCGCTGTTGGGTGTTTGTTCATTTGTTGAAGTTAGATATTTTAGGCTTGTGGAAAGTTTTAGTGGAGACTAGGATGAATAAAGTAGTTCCTACTTCCCCCAGGTTAGAACTGAAGATTTTCTGGAAATTAAGAAGGGTTCTAAAACACTTTGCACGGGGGTATAACGTTCGGATTTAG
- a CDS encoding ankyrin repeat domain-containing protein — MKYETLTKERVLDKIGFASILNVHGKNEEGETPLHIASNKGQTELVASLIESGAELNSSSNLGYTALHYAASQCNKEIVRILIDNGANINSESNFGYTPLHYAVNYCNVDIAKMLIDKGANVNIRNIFGNTPLHCVAALGKMEAVRLLIENGASLYLEDEAEYNALQLARNSGYTEVAAILENAMEKSHLCHQRF, encoded by the coding sequence ATGAAATATGAAACATTGACAAAAGAAAGAGTCTTAGATAAAATTGGTTTTGCAAGTATTCTGAATGTTCATGGAAAGAATGAGGAAGGAGAAACTCCTCTGCATATCGCTTCCAATAAAGGACAAACAGAATTAGTCGCTTCTTTGATTGAAAGCGGTGCTGAACTGAATAGTAGCAGCAATTTAGGATATACCGCACTTCATTATGCTGCAAGTCAATGCAATAAAGAGATTGTAAGAATCCTGATCGACAATGGAGCTAATATAAATTCAGAAAGTAATTTTGGCTACACTCCTCTGCATTATGCAGTAAATTACTGTAATGTAGATATTGCAAAAATGCTTATAGACAAAGGTGCTAATGTAAATATTAGAAATATTTTTGGGAATACACCCCTTCATTGTGTTGCCGCCTTAGGAAAGATGGAAGCAGTAAGATTACTGATTGAAAATGGAGCAAGTCTATATCTAGAAGATGAGGCAGAATACAACGCTCTTCAATTGGCAAGAAATTCAGGTTACACAGAAGTAGCTGCTATACTTGAAAATGCAATGGAAAAATCTCACCTATGCCATCAGAGATTTTAA
- a CDS encoding TAXI family TRAP transporter solute-binding subunit, which yields MKIKSAFIIILISIVLQCKGKTETTFAGGFPGGTYDALAKSLEENKSLDVKVINSNGSLDNINMLLDKKAEFCLSQIDMYYSAKLGNPEVAKQTTILLPVLQDEIHLLVNPSIKNITDLKGKKVAIGHSESGIKATSISVLRLSGIDFNEIEVKELSPEEALPLLIKKEIDAMFVVSGIPVKLLSALPADSADKVKILSLEDSILDKIKSDNKVYQRTTIPANTYSWQKEKVDTLQVQTVLLARKDLPTSKVSEFLNGLFNNADTLVSAHPEWNGIRTNILKDKISIMPEFFHPFVKEKLK from the coding sequence ATGAAAATAAAAAGCGCGTTTATTATAATCCTAATCTCAATTGTTTTGCAATGCAAAGGTAAAACTGAAACTACTTTTGCAGGTGGCTTTCCTGGCGGAACCTACGATGCACTTGCAAAATCACTAGAAGAAAATAAATCACTGGATGTAAAAGTAATCAACTCAAACGGAAGTCTGGATAATATCAATATGCTACTAGATAAAAAAGCAGAATTTTGCCTATCTCAAATAGATATGTATTATAGTGCAAAGCTTGGAAATCCTGAAGTGGCAAAGCAAACAACGATTTTACTCCCTGTTTTACAGGACGAAATTCATCTGCTTGTAAATCCTTCTATTAAAAATATTACAGACCTTAAAGGAAAAAAAGTTGCAATCGGTCATTCGGAATCAGGAATCAAGGCAACTTCCATTTCTGTATTACGTTTAAGTGGAATTGATTTTAATGAAATAGAAGTTAAAGAATTAAGCCCGGAAGAAGCACTTCCCCTACTAATAAAAAAAGAAATCGATGCGATGTTTGTAGTATCCGGAATTCCTGTAAAACTTCTTTCCGCACTACCAGCTGACAGTGCGGATAAAGTTAAAATCTTAAGCCTTGAAGATTCTATCTTAGATAAAATCAAATCAGATAACAAAGTATACCAGAGAACAACAATTCCAGCAAATACTTACAGTTGGCAAAAAGAAAAAGTTGATACTCTTCAAGTGCAAACTGTTTTACTTGCAAGAAAAGATTTACCAACTTCAAAAGTTTCTGAATTCCTAAATGGACTTTTCAACAATGCGGATACTCTTGTTTCGGCGCACCCTGAATGGAATGGAATTCGCACAAATATATTAAAGGATAAAATCTCCATCATGCCAGAATTCTTTCATCCTTTCGTAAAAGAAAAACTGAAATAA
- a CDS encoding alpha/beta fold hydrolase has protein sequence MKKNLSISYLNSTTFAIICCILLFVNCSAHTIPYTKTEWKEKGITSLEEIELGKVKHSVLIRGTDKANPIMLVIHGFAVPMMPFAYLSYSDERDRMEKNFIVVNYDQRGVGKTSRLNDADKINYAMDDFVNDAEELCQKLMLRFGKKKIYLQGVSWGSYIGAKLAAKHPDWFYAYISEGQAVFAPDSISEMKRFSLEEARLEKNEKAIGELEKTEVPNKSFTVPKMKENMETISKWGEFYQNRKYKFRNFTLSELFISSFERLPNIPLVIF, from the coding sequence TTGAAAAAAAACCTTTCTATTTCTTATCTTAATTCAACTACCTTTGCTATAATTTGTTGTATACTTCTTTTTGTTAATTGCAGTGCGCATACTATTCCTTACACCAAAACGGAATGGAAAGAAAAGGGAATCACTTCTCTCGAAGAAATTGAACTCGGAAAAGTTAAGCACTCTGTTTTAATTCGAGGAACAGATAAAGCAAATCCAATTATGCTAGTGATACACGGGTTTGCTGTGCCGATGATGCCATTTGCTTATTTGTCTTATAGTGATGAGAGAGATAGAATGGAAAAGAATTTCATTGTTGTCAATTACGATCAGCGTGGAGTTGGTAAGACTTCTAGACTAAATGATGCGGATAAGATAAATTATGCGATGGATGATTTTGTAAACGATGCAGAAGAGCTTTGTCAAAAGTTAATGCTTAGATTTGGAAAAAAGAAAATATACTTGCAGGGAGTCTCCTGGGGAAGCTATATTGGAGCAAAGCTTGCGGCAAAACACCCGGACTGGTTTTATGCCTATATTAGTGAAGGACAAGCAGTGTTTGCCCCTGATAGCATTTCTGAAATGAAGAGATTTAGTCTAGAAGAAGCAAGGCTTGAAAAGAATGAAAAAGCGATAGGCGAATTAGAAAAGACAGAAGTCCCAAACAAATCTTTTACAGTTCCAAAAATGAAAGAAAATATGGAAACAATTTCGAAATGGGGAGAATTCTATCAAAATAGAAAGTATAAGTTTCGGAATTTTACACTGTCAGAATTATTTATTAGTTCCTTCGAAAGGCTCCCGAATATACCTTTGGTGATTTTCTAG